GCTGCCGCCCGCGCACAGGCGCGTGGCCTGGATCTGCTCGGAAATCCTCTTGCGTTCGGCGATCAGGGTGATCAGTCGCTCGTCCACCTCGTCGATGCGCAGACGCTCGGCCTCCAGCGGATCGCGGAGAGCTTCATGGGGCATGGTCAGGGTCTCGTGCATTCTTGTCGGCAGGGTCGCCCGCGAGTCGGGCGCGGTGTTCGTGGAGGGTTACGTGCCGCTGGCCGATATCGGTTCGCCGGGCTTCGGCGGCACGTACGGTGGAGAGAGGAGTGACAGGCCGCAGATCGCGGAGGCAGCGGCGGGCGAGTTCCTGGTAGGTGCGAGTGCCCTGCTGCTTCCAGGCGATCTCGTCTGCCGTGAGTTCGCGCAGCACCCTGGCCGGCGACCCTGCGGCAAGGTGCCGTTCAGGGACGTTCTGGCCGCTCTTGACGAAGCTGTTGGCGCCGACGAAGCACTGGGCACCGATCACGGCACCGTCCATGATGACCGCGTTCATGCCGATGAGGGCGTCCTCCTCGATGCGGCAGCCGTGGAGAACGGCGCCGTGCCCGATATGGCCACCGGGGCCGACGACCGTTTCGCTGTCGGGAAAGCAGTGCAGGACGCAGGAATCCTGGATATTGGCGCCTTCATGGACGATGATGCGGCCGAAGTCGCCGCGCAGGCTGGCGCACGGGCCGATGTAGCATCCGGCCCCGATGCGGACATCGCCGATCAGCACGCTGTCGGGGTGGAGGAAGGCATCGGGATGCACCACAGGGATGCGTTCTTCGAAAGCGTAGGCGGGTGCCATGGGACTTCTCCTGGCTGTCCAGTCCTGCTCGGAGCGTGGGAAGTTCAGGAACCAGGGGATACCGGAGAGGCGTCTTCGGCCTGGATCACGCGCACATGGCGGATGCGGTCGTCGTCAGCGAAGGCGAGGGCCACCACGGGGTGCGGATTCCGGGGGTCACGGAAGACAGCGATGGCGGTGTGGGCGTCGATGGCCGCCACCTCGGGCCGGATCCCCGCGGCCAAGACATCCCGCAAGGGTGCTGTCTCATCCAGCAGATCCGGATCGGTGATGACCAACTCGGCGGCTGGACCGTGGCCCACGGTACGCAGGTCTTCCAGAAGCCGGCCGAGAGCCTGCCGTGCGGACGGTCCCGGGACTGGAGCGGCTCTGTCGACTCCTGCCAGGTCTCCGGCTCGGGACAGAGTGGTCACCTCGACGATGCGGTCTTCCACAGCGCGTATGTGCAGCACGGCCTCGGGTCGGTGAGAGTCCTTCGGGACCGCCACGACGAGCACTTGGTCCGGTGCGACAGCGTGGACGGCCGTGTCAGTTCCAGGTTCGCAGAGCGGCGCCGCCCAGGACTCGTCGGCTGTCTCCGGCAGGTCGGTCGCCGCCCGGTTTCGCGCCGTGTCGATCGCCCTCAGGACCGTGTCACGAGCGGAGGGCCGTGGCGGGACCGGGATCCCGGCCTGGCCGAATGCCTCCTCGATGACGGGCAGAGCACTGACCGCCCGGGGGAAGCCGCCGAACGCGGCGCATTCCAGCACCACTTCCACGATTTCGGCAGGGGCGACGCCGGCCGCCAGGGCGGTACGCACGTGCACCGCGAGCGGGGTGCCGCACATGCCCGAGGCCACGATCGCCGCCAGGGCCGCGATCTCACGTGTCCGCGCGTCCAAGGCCTGACGATCATGCAGGTGTCCGTAGACGGTCCCCACCGCCGTTCGGGCCAGGTCCGGTGCGAGCGCGAAAATCTTGTCCAGGCGTTCTCGGCCACCCGGTATTAGCTCGGCGAAGACTTCCCTGCCCCGGGCGTACAGGTGCTCGAAGTCCGCTACTTCTCCGGTGTTCGGCATGGATTCAGCGGCCATCGTCGTCCATCTCCACTCCGGACCGGTACGGCTCGAAGTCAGGCGGCCGCTTCTCGGTGAACGCCGTGTATCCCTCGCGGGCTTCGTCGGTGTGTCCGAACAGGGTCAGGGCGTCGAAGCACACCCGGCCCAGTCCGGCGATGTGCTCGGTGTCAGCGTTCAGTGAGTGCTTCAAGACGGCCAGCGAGGTCGGGGAGAGCACGCAGCAGCGGCGGGCCAGATCAAGTGCTGTCTGCAGTACCGACTCCGGTTCAACCACTGCGTTGACCAGTCCCCAGGACAGTGCCGTCACAGCGTCGATGCGCTCGCCGAGCAACAGCATCTGACGGGCACGCTTCTCACCGACCACCCTGGCGAGGTAGGCCGATCCATAGCCTGCGTCGAACGATCCGACATGGGGGCCGGGCTGGGCGAACACCGCTGTGGTCGAGGCGACCGTCATGTCGCAGACGAGCTGCATGACATGGCCGCCACCGAAGGCGTAGCCGTTCACCGCCGCGATCACCGGCTTGGGGCACTCGCGGATGGTCCGGTACAGCTCCTCCGTCGCCAACTGGCCCGAGGAGCCCTTGCCGTAGTCCCCCACCTCGGCCCGCTGCTTCTGATCGCCTCCCGCACAGAACGCCTTGCGCCCGGCCCCGGTCAGCACGATGGCCCCTGTGTCACGCTCCGCACGAGCTTGCCGGACGGCATCGAGCAGGTGGTCCACCGTTGTGCTGGTGAACGCGTTCAGACGCTCGGGGCGATTGATCTCGATCACGGCTACGGCGTCCGCGCGGAGCACCCTCACGTCTCCCAGCTCCCGAGCCGGGACAAGGGCCGGGCCGTCCTTCACAGGATTCTCGGCGTCCCCCGAAGTCGCTCCTGAAGCAGTCGTGCACTTGCTCAACTCACTCGCCCCCCTGGTCCAGACTCTGCTGCATAATCGCGCGGCACATGCGAAGCGTGGACCGCGTCGGGTAACAACCATCGGGCCGTCCCCCACCTCCTGCCCCTGTCGCTGTAACCGCCGGGGCAGCACAGCGCGGCCGGCTGCCTGGAGATGGACGGCGTAGGGCCTTACCGCGCCTCATGGCATTGCATGGCCTTGGTTCCGTCGCCGGACGAGGGCGCTGGAATATGCGGCCATGCTGTAATGAACAGCTACTGCCCGGGCCGCGGCAATCATCACGCAGCGGCAAGGGCGGGCACCTGAGGCGACTTTGTGAGGTTGTGAATCCTAGGTGTGGGTCACGCGCTGCTCACCAGACGGTGAGCCAGAGGGCGTGATCAAGGAATCACCGGGAGGGGCTGCCGCTCGACCTGTACGGGCGGCAGCCCTCGCCGAGCGCCACCGCCAATCCGCCGACGAGGTCACCGGTGGCCCTGCCCGCACGGCGGTGCCGTTCGCGAGGAAGTTCTTGCCGGGCCACGCTGCCGCGGCGACCGGTTCGAAGAGCACCTGATTCCCTGCAAGATTTCCGCTCGCCGTCAAATAGATTGTCTCGGCGACCTCACTCGGTCACCTCCGGGAAAACGACACGGGGCAGCCGCTGGGCTTGGTCACGAACAATACGGGCCAATAGCTTCTTGAGTGCGAGTGTCTGCCAGAGGTCGACGGTCGTGAATTGTTCCCAGCTCCGGCCCTCTGAAAGGTCACCGTCACAGAGGAGCCCCACCTGCCGATCGACTCGGACGACATAGTAATGCCTGACGCAAATGCCAACGGCATCCACTTCCGCGGCCCTGGCAATGACTTCGGGACACCACGGCAGAGCTCTGCTCTTCTGGACTCCGCAGCCGTTCCATACGCCACCGCTCCGCCGTACAGCCGGCACCGCATACCACCATCCATGGCATCCCGGCACCGCCGTCAAAGATGGCGTCAAAGCGGAAGGGCACCTTTCCCCTTCAGGTGTAGACACCAGACGGGTGAGGTTACGAATTGGGTGCTGGGCCCCCTGAAATGCCGCACACATGGGTACTCTCTCTTGTCTAGCAGGGTGTTCGTCATCGTTTGCTTTGAGGACCCCGTAAAGAACGTGGATCCCTAGAGTAAATTTTTGTTAAATGGAGTGGCGGACTATCTGTTGACACCGGCCCGGCAGCTTCTTGGCGGAGGTGCGGCGGGCCGGTGTTCTTCATGAAGGACCGACGGCTGTTCTCTCGGT
This region of Streptomyces sp. L2 genomic DNA includes:
- a CDS encoding carboxymuconolactone decarboxylase family protein encodes the protein MAAESMPNTGEVADFEHLYARGREVFAELIPGGRERLDKIFALAPDLARTAVGTVYGHLHDRQALDARTREIAALAAIVASGMCGTPLAVHVRTALAAGVAPAEIVEVVLECAAFGGFPRAVSALPVIEEAFGQAGIPVPPRPSARDTVLRAIDTARNRAATDLPETADESWAAPLCEPGTDTAVHAVAPDQVLVVAVPKDSHRPEAVLHIRAVEDRIVEVTTLSRAGDLAGVDRAAPVPGPSARQALGRLLEDLRTVGHGPAAELVITDPDLLDETAPLRDVLAAGIRPEVAAIDAHTAIAVFRDPRNPHPVVALAFADDDRIRHVRVIQAEDASPVSPGS
- a CDS encoding enoyl-CoA hydratase-related protein; the protein is MIEINRPERLNAFTSTTVDHLLDAVRQARAERDTGAIVLTGAGRKAFCAGGDQKQRAEVGDYGKGSSGQLATEELYRTIRECPKPVIAAVNGYAFGGGHVMQLVCDMTVASTTAVFAQPGPHVGSFDAGYGSAYLARVVGEKRARQMLLLGERIDAVTALSWGLVNAVVEPESVLQTALDLARRCCVLSPTSLAVLKHSLNADTEHIAGLGRVCFDALTLFGHTDEAREGYTAFTEKRPPDFEPYRSGVEMDDDGR
- a CDS encoding transferase hexapeptide repeat family protein produces the protein MAPAYAFEERIPVVHPDAFLHPDSVLIGDVRIGAGCYIGPCASLRGDFGRIIVHEGANIQDSCVLHCFPDSETVVGPGGHIGHGAVLHGCRIEEDALIGMNAVIMDGAVIGAQCFVGANSFVKSGQNVPERHLAAGSPARVLRELTADEIAWKQQGTRTYQELARRCLRDLRPVTPLSTVRAAEARRTDIGQRHVTLHEHRARLAGDPADKNARDPDHAP